AGCAGTACCAGGCGGCGCCCAGAGGCCACCAAGGCCTCCAGGGCGGGGAGGGTTTCGAGAGCCTCCGGCAGATTGCGGGGCAGGGTTACCAGGGTCGGTGGAGGCCATGAAAGGCGATCTGCGGCGCCGGAGGCCGGCGGAGGGTTCTGGTGCGGCGAGCTCACTTCTTCCATCGCTTGTGGAGCCACATCCACTGCGCCGGATCGCGGCGGATCTCCTCCTCCACCACCGCCATGTAGCGTTGAGTGAGGGCGACGACGGCGTCTTCCTGGGCTTGTTCCCGCTCGAGGGCAGAGCCTTCGGGCTCCGGAGTGTCTGCGGGTACCACCGGCGGCCGCAGCACCACCCGATAGCAGCCGTTGGGCTCGCCATAGCCAAAGATCGGCACCACCGCCGCGCCGGTGCGCAGGGCGAGGCGGGCGAGGACCGACGAAGTGCGCGCCGGATGGCCGAAGAAGGGGACCTCCACGGCGTCCGCGGGGCGCGCCCGCTGGTCGATGAGGATGCCGACCCGGCCGCCGCCCCGCAGCGCCTTGAGCATCCCCCGGGCGGCGCCGCGCTTGGAGATCAGGCGGTTGCCGAAGCGGGTGCGCAGGTCCACCAGGTCGCGGTCCAGATGGGGGTTGTCCAAGGGGCGGCCCACCACGTCCATGCCGCCGGCGTAGAGGGCCACGGGCTGCGCCGCCGCCTCCCACATGCCCAGATGGGCGCTCATGATGAACACGCCCTTGCCCCGGGCGTCCGCCGCCTGCAGATGCTCCCAGCCTTCCAGGGTCAGCCGACGACAGAACTCCACCGCGTCGAAACGCAGGGCGCTCAGAGGATCGCAGAAGGCGGCGCCGAGGTGACGCAGGCTCTCCCGGGCGATGCGGCGGCGCTCGGCCTCGTCGAGCTCCGGTAGCGCCAGCCGCAGGTTGTCCAGGGCGACCCGGCGACGGCTGCCCAGCACGTGCC
This Acidobacteriota bacterium DNA region includes the following protein-coding sequences:
- a CDS encoding lysophospholipid acyltransferase family protein, whose amino-acid sequence is MKNAPIRHRIEYSAYWTVKSLLRILPHPAARKLGRGLGALGWHVLGSRRRVALDNLRLALPELDEAERRRIARESLRHLGAAFCDPLSALRFDAVEFCRRLTLEGWEHLQAADARGKGVFIMSAHLGMWEAAAQPVALYAGGMDVVGRPLDNPHLDRDLVDLRTRFGNRLISKRGAARGMLKALRGGGRVGILIDQRARPADAVEVPFFGHPARTSSVLARLALRTGAAVVPIFGYGEPNGCYRVVLRPPVVPADTPEPEGSALEREQAQEDAVVALTQRYMAVVEEEIRRDPAQWMWLHKRWKK